The window GCCGACACGGAAACGTCCGAAAGAGCCATCCCGTCCGGCCCGGTGACTTTTCCGCTGATCGTCGCACCCTTTTCCAGTCGGATCTCGACCTGTTCCGAGATTTCGTTCTCCTCGATCTCGATTCCGTGAACGGTGCGGGAGATGAACCCGGGTGCCGAGACCGTCACCTTAGCGGTGCCGATTGGGACATCATCCAAAGTGAATCTTCCGTCCTCGGTGATGAAGGAATCGTTCTGTGCACCCGACAGTCTCACCTGGATCTGCCCTCCCCCTGTTTCATCGCGGCCCGCCTGTGCCTGGAAGGATTTGACCGGGGCCCCATCCTCGTCGACGACCTTCCCCGCGAGCGTTCCTGTGGCAGGTAGCCGGATCGTCAGTTCATCGGACGGGAGAGTCACCGTCCGCATCTCCCTGATCGAACGCTCCGGATCGAGCGCGACCAGCATCGTCTGGCCGTGCGGCAGATCCGGCACGGCGAAGGATCCGTCGGGCGCGGTTCGGACGTTGCCGGTATCGGCCCCGGGGACCAGCACCCTTACGTCGGCCACACCCGCGCCTTCCTGCGTGACTACGCGGCCGCGCAGGGTGTGACCCGGGACGAGGCGGATCTCGAGCGGATCGACCCGCGGCACGATCTCGATCGGGGTTTCCTGACCAGCGAATCCATCGGCTTTGAAGGACAGCTTCCAAAGTCCTTCTGCCAGCTGCATCGAGAACGCACCGTCGGCATCCGTGACCAGATTCGATTCGCGGGTAGCAACCCCGCCCGCGAAGCGGCGAATGGTTCTGACTCCTGCGATTCGATTATCGGCCGGAGCCGCTTCGATGACGACGCCGGCGACCGGAACACCCTCCTGATCGATCACGCGGCCTGTCACCTCGATGCCGAGCGGAATGGTGATCCGAAGATCGCGGCGGGTCTCTCCCGGATCGAGCGCCAGTATCGCGGGAGTCGCGGAGGGAAGTCCGAGTTTGCCGCCGGTGATCATCACCTTCGGCCCGGTCGAGACCGTGTTGATCACGAAACGGCCTTCCGGGTCGCTCCATCCGGAAGCCGGGCCTCCGGCCATGAGTCGCATCATCCGGCGCGGTCCGGCCTCTTCCCTGGCGGCGACCACGGAGGCGGCGGCAACTCCTCGTCCCGCCTGGTCGACCACCCACCCCTCCAGAACGGCAGCGCGACCGAGAACGATCGTCGAGACACTGTTCTCACCGCTCTCGAGAGAGGTCGAGTCGAAAACGGATTCGTATGCCGGATGATGGACTCTGAACTGGTAGGAGCCCGGCGGAAGTGCTTCGAAGGTGACCTTCCCTTTGGAGTCGGAGATCCTGGTCGGGTCGGATGACGTGAGCCCCAGGCTGACGATCGCGCCGGCCACGGGCGCACCGCCAGGCCCGGAAGTGAGGGTCAGGCTCATCCTCCCCCCGGAGATCAGAGAGGGGGAGGCGGCGGTCTGACCGCGCCGGATCGAGCCGGTCAGGTTGCCGCTCGTGACCTGCAGCGTCTTCCAGTCCGCGGGAACGAGGGCGGTCCACGATCCGTCGTCGGCGGTTTTCGCGAGTGATATGGGACCGTGCGCGATGACGGCGTCGGCAACCGGTGTCTCGCCGTCGCTCCTGACGATCCTGCCGGAGACTTCGACGAGCGACGGAACATTCACGACCGAGTCCTTCCGAAGCGTGGACGTCCAGATCTGTCCGGAGCGGATGAGGCTCAGCGAGGTACCCTGCCCGATCCAGGCCTCGGGGACTTCGATCGAGAGCTCGGCCGGGATGGTCCGGGTGATCTCGGCACCATTAGCCTCGATCACGCCCCGGGTGCCTTCGAGATCGGATCCGCGGAAACGGACGGTCACCGGATTGTCGACCGCGAGAGGAATGGCGCCCGCATCGCTTCCATTGAACGCGAACGTCGAACTGGGGACGTAACCCTCTTTTCGAACGACCATCGATACGGTCGGGACCTTCGAGTCGAGCTCGAGCGTGAAGCGACCTTTCCTGTCTGTCTCGACGGATGAGAGGGGCTCGCGCACCGTGCCCGCGATTAGTCGCTCGGCCCGATCGATGTTCGATTCCGGAGCATACGCGTGGACGGTGGCCGACGGAAGCGGAATTCCCTCGGTCGTCATCACCACTCCTCGAATTTCGGCCTTGACCGACGGCCCGATGACGAACAGGAAAAATGCTGCCGTCACCACTCTGGCGAGGTTAGAAGAGGTCATACAATCTCCCTGATCATTGGACGAAGTCGCACCGTCGTCGTTTCGATCAATCCCATTCACAGGCAGGCAAAATGTTCCATCACCGGAGGTCGCATGAAGAGAATTGCTTCGTTTTCGATCAGTCTACTACCGCTCGGATGCGTTCTACTACTGCTCGGATGCGTTGCAACCGATGGAGCGGATGGAGGGAGTGATGCCGGGAGTGCCGAAGCGCGAGACGACTCGAACGTCAGGGAGGAGCCAGCGATGAAAGTTCTCGCGACGGGCGTCTATGGAGCGCTCGCCACGGGCAACGTGGAGGAGACCGGGAGACGCGTCCCGTGGATCGAGGTCGCGACAGACCGGACCACTTTCAGACAAATGTGGGCGAGCCACATCGGGTTGGCGGATGTTCCCGAGATCGATTTCGAGTCGAGGATTGCGGTTCTGTTGCTGCTTCCTCTCCAGCGAACGGGGGGTTACGCGATCGAGCCGCATGGAGCGCGCATCGTGGAAGGTGATGTTCTCGAGATCGACGCAACAGTGATCGAGCCAGCGGAGGACGCGATCACGACCCAGGCCTTGACGTCTCCCTTCGCGGTGATCGAAGTGGAGCGGCTTCCTTTTGAACGCGTCGACTGGCTGGGTGAGGGGCGACTCGTCGCTCGAAGGGAGATCGATTGGACCGACTGATCAAGCGCTTCGACAAGCTCGAGCGTGCCCGCGAGGAGACCGCGAGCTGGCTCGATTCACACGAAGATCTCTTTCGTGAGAAGCCGGACGCCCATACATGGTCGTTGGGGCAGGTGGTCGATCACGTGACGATAGCCGAAGCCGGGGCGCTCGAGTACGTCACGTACAAGATGACCGAGGTCGAGAAACTGCGCGCCGCCGGTTTTGGCGCGAGAGTCCGATCGACGATCCTGGCCGCTGCTCTCCGAAGCCCGATGCGATTCAAAGCGCCCGAAGTGGCGGCGACCCCGTCAAACGAGCTCGAGTGGTCGGAAGCGACGGAACGGTGGGAAAACCTTCGGAGTCGCTGGCGCAGTCTGCTGGAGACGTTTCCGGAGGAGCTGGCCGGAACGGCGATCTATCGTCATCCGGTCGCGGGACGGATGACGATCGAGCACGCGCTGAGTTTCATGCAGGAACATCTCGCTCACCATCGCCGGCAGCTCGAACGGATTCATGCACGTCTCCGCTCCCTGTAATCGGCGGCTGCCGCGATGACCGAGGTTCCTGGAGAAGAAGCCGGGAGAATTTCGTTCCGGGCCCGCTTCAGCTCGCCGTTTCTGGCGCTTCGTCACCGGGACTTTCGTCTCGTCTGGATCGGAGCGTTCATCTCGACCACGGGAACGTGGATGCAGACGATCGCGCAGGCCTGGGTCGTTCTTTCGATGACCGGCTCCGCGTTCTATCTCGGTCTCGACGCATTTCTGGCCACTCTGCCGATGATCCTTTTTTCTCTGGCCGGCGGCGTCGTGGCCGACCGGATCGATCGGAAGCGACTGCTGATGATCTCGCAGGTTCTGCAGATGAGCTTTGCGTTCATTCTGACGGCCCTGCTCGTAACCGACCAGGTTCAGGTGTGGCACATCCTCGTGCTCTCCTTCTGCACCGGGACGGTTCAGGCATTCGGAGGGCCCGCGTACCAGGCGCTGCTGCCGGTACTGGTGGAAAAGCGGGAAGTGCCGAACGCGGTGGCGCTGAACTCGATGCAGTTCAACCTTGCGAGGATGCTCGGGCCGAGCCTCGCGGGAATCGCGCTCGCGACGCTCGGAGCCGAGTGGTGTTTCGGTCTCAACGGTCTTTCGTTCGTTGCGGTCATCATCACTCTCTTTTTCGTGGAGAAGAGCTTTGCCAGAGCCGGCGGAAGGAAGGAGTCGGTTCTGTTCGATCTGCGCGAAGGGCTCTCCTTCGTGTGGAACGAAGGCCGGCTGTTCCTGCTCACGGTACTGGCGGCGGCGACGACTCTGTTCGGGATTCCGATCGTGACGATGATGCCTGTCGTGGCGGAAAATATCTTCGGCGTCGGCGCGAGCGGATACAGCTGGCTGATGACGGCCAGCGGTGCCGGCTCGGTGACCGGCGCCGTGCTCGTCGCATCGATCCTGACTATTCGCCGTCGAGGATCGCTGGCGATCGGCTTCCAGCTCTCGTTCGCTCTTCTTCTGCTCGCGTTCGCCTTCTCCAGAATGTTCTGGCTGAGCGCAGTTCTCGCGTTCCTGACGGGACTGGCGTTGCTCGGAGTCATCACGGTGACCTCATCGATGGTTCAGCTCGTCACGACCGAGCAGATGCGAGGACGGGTCATGTCGATCTTCATGCTCGCCTTTCGCGGCGGCATGCCGCTCGGAAATCTGTTCTCGGGCTGGGCCACCGAACGATGGAACGTGACGTTCACACTCGCATTCAACGCAATCGCGTTGCTAGGTGTCGGTCTGATCTTTCTCGCCTTTCGAGCGCGGCTCGACTCGAAAGCAGAAGCCGAGGCCGTGGTGGCGGAGGTCGCATGAAGAGATCCGAGAAGGCTCGCCGGATCGCATCGATTCTCGACGAGCTCTACCCTGACCCGCCGATTCCGCTTCGCCACCGGGATCCGTTCACGCTTCTCGTCGCGGTCGTTCTCTCGGCACAGACCACCGACGAACAGGTCAACCGTGTCACGCCCGCGCTGTTCGAGCGTGCACCGACACCCGGAGCGATGGCGGCAATGCCGGAGGAGGAGATCCTCGAGCTGATCAGGACGTGCGGCCTGGCTCCCGGCAAGGCGCGCCGGCTCGCGAGTCTTGCCGGAATCGTCGCCGATCGATATGGAGGAGAAGTTCCGAGCAGCTTCGAGGAGCTCGAACAGCTTCCGGGAGTCGGCCACAAGACGGCGAGTGTCGTCATGGCACAGGCGTTCGGGCGGCCGGCGTTTCCGGTCGACACGCACATCCATCGTCTCGCCGCGCGATGGGGGCTCTCTCGGGGTGAATCGGTCGAGCGGACCGAACGGGACCTCAAGAAGCTCTTCGATGCCGAACTTTGGGGGAAACTTCATCTTCAGATGATCTACTTTGGCCGGGAACACTGTCCCGCACGCCACCACGATCTCCGGTCGTGCCGCATCTGCTCCTGGGCGGCGAGCGCAAAAAGGATTCGCGAGGAGAGGCGCGGGGCCTCGGGTTGACTTTCCGAAATCATTTAGCGCGTTCATCTTGCTAGAATGCGGACGTGAAATTCGCGAATCGCGGGGAAGCCGGAAAGCTTCTGGGAGCGGAACTGCAGCGCTACGCGGGCGTTGAGGGCCTCATCGTCCTGGCGCTTCCCGGGGGTGGCATTCCGGTCGCCACCGAAGTCGCGCGGGTGCTGAATGCTCCGCTGGACGTCTTCGTGGTTCACCATCTGAGGGTTCCGGGGCAGGATGAGCTGATTCTCGGCGCGATCTCGAGTGGGGGGACGAAAGTACTCAACTACCACGTCGTCCAGACCTACGACATCAGCCAGAGAGAGATCGACGAGGCAGCGGAGAGAGAACTGGTTTCGTTGAAAGCCGAGGAAGCAGCCTTGCGAGGCGGAAAGCCTCCGGTCGAGATCCGGGACCGTACGGTGATTCTGGTCGACGAAGGGATGGCGAGTGGAGCGACGATGCGAGCCGCCGCCTCGGTGATCGCGAGTGCCGAGCCTCGTAAGCTGATCGTTGCGGTGCCGGCTTCATCCGAATCTGCCTGCGCCGACGTCGGCGCGCAGGTCGACGAGATCGTCTGTCTCAGGACCGAGCCGGAGCTGGCGTCGGTGTCCGAGGCGTACGAAGCGTAGCGAAACAGCGGGGTCGGGTCTGAACTTGGAACTTAACGCCCGGAATACCGCGTCTTTCCGCCAATTTCGTCGTTAAGTTCCAAGTTCAGACCCGACCCCGCGTTCGGGTTACTCGAGGACCACCACGACGACGCGGCGGTTCTGGCTGCGTCCCTCGCGGTTGGCGTTCGAAGCTGCCGGGGAGGACTCTCCGTACGAGATGGTCGACATCCGGGCGAGCGGGATGTCATGCGTCCTCGAGAGGTAACGCCGAACGGCCTCGGCCCGGTCGAGTCCGAGATCCTCGTTGTAGGACTCGGCTCCGGTGGAATCGGTATGGCCCTGGATCTCGATCCATACGGGACGATCGAGCGCCTTGATGCGCTGGGCCAGCGTGTCGAGTGAAGCCGTCGCATCGTTGCTCAGCTGCGATGAGTTCAGAGCGAATCGAATCCGGTCCTCGGTGAAGGATTCCTCGAAGACCACCTTCCCCTGGGCGAGAATCCCCGCCTCCGTTGCACGGGTCAGAGCTTCGCTCGCTTCGCGGCTGAGCTCGTCGAGCCGAGCGTCGGTGCGTCGCTGCGCTTCCTGAAGTTCCTCGACCTGGGCGCCGACGGTCTCGATCTTGGCGTCGGTGCGCGCTTCCGAGGCGGCGATCCGTTCGTCGATCGCCGTGTTGGTGGCGCAGGCGCCGCTGAAAATGAGTCCCGATGACATGGCAATGAGTGTGAGCTTGTTCATGATTCTCCTTTTAACAATTAGTGATTGTTGTCGCCGCCGAATGCGCAACCGGGGCGGAAAATCTCAGTTCTTGATTGGGGGAGCGGTTCCGCGGTAGCCGGCCCGGATCCGGACTGAACCGATCGATCGATTCAGCGTCAGCGAGAACGAGCGGTATCTTATCCCATCCTTTCCCGATGGCTTGAAGCCAACGACATACTGCGATCTGAGCTCCTCGAGGATGTCTCCGATTGCATCATCGAGTGAGTCGAGTCCCGACGTGATCGCCATTCGTCCGCCGCTGGCACCGGCCAGGCCGGCGAGGACGGTGAGGTCGAGTGTCGCCTCACGATTCTGCTTTCTTTCGGCCTCGATCGAGGCGAGCGTTCGAAGGCCGAGCGGATACACCGGCACCGAGAGACCTTCCAGCGCCCGCTGAAGTCGGGGCCTGTCGATGGTCGAAGCATTATCGAGACCATCCGTGAGGAGGACGATCGCCCGGACACCGTTCTGGCCGAGAATCGTTTCGTCCGGAATCTGCAGGATCGCGTCGAACAGCGCGGTCTTTCCGAATGGCTCGACCTCGTCGACGGCTTCGAGGATCCTGCTGCCGTCGGTAGTGAATTCGACCTCCCGGCGCACTTCCCCCGCGGAAAAGACATAGAGCGAATAATCGTCCCCCGGACGGCCCCGCTGGATCAGCGTCGTCAGCGCCCGTCGCGCCCCTTCGAGCTTGTCGCCCAGCGCCATCGATCCGGAACCGTCGAGCAGGATCGTGAACGAGACCGAGTTGCGCGTCGAGTGATCGAAAAGGTCAGTCGCGACCGGCTCTCCATCCACCAGCAGCTCGAACTGCCGCCGCTCGAGGTCAGTAATTGGCCTGCCGTTCTGGTTGAAGAGCACGAACGGCACGATCACGTAGTTGACCGCAACGCTCTCGCCGAATGGATCTTCCGCCCCGGCCGTCTGGGCAGTGGCATCCGAAACGGTCAAAATGAGGGCAGCGAGTGCCAGCGCTCCCGTGGCGAACCATGCCACTCGAAACCTCGATCTGTTCTCTGCCGTAGTGTTCATCATAGGAGGTAACGTTCAATGCCTTTGCACCGCTCGAGAAGACACAGGATTTTCGGTGGCGTTTGTGGAGGACTCGCCGAGTGGCTCGGCTGGAACCCCACGCTGGTTCGGATTCTGTACGTCGTGATCTCGATTACGACCGCGGGATCTGGTTTTCTCCTCTATCTCATCCTCTGGATTCTGATGCCGCAATCGTCGACCTAGTCGGAACCGGCCGGTTCAGCTCTTTGCGGCCTTGCCGAGCAGGGCGGTCCCCACGGCGATCGCGACCAGGCCCGCCACGGCCAGTCTGCCATGGCGTTTGACGTTTCTTTTCGCGACGACGGCTTTTTTCCCGGCTTTTTCGGTGATCCGCTCCAGCCGTTCGTCGGCCTTCCTGGACCACCGCTGACCCTTTTTCGTCTCGATCGCCCTGGTCGCGAGCCAGATCGCTCCCAGCGACGCGAGTCGTGACGCGGCAAACATCGTTTTCGAATCCTTTGCAGTCAACAAGTTCCACCCCCTGGTTCGTGTCGGAACAGTGCAACGTGATTGCCACGGTCCGGCTGGGTGCTGGAATAATCCCAATCTCGGTTATATTTTAATAAAAGAGTTATAGAAATAGTATAATACTTCTAACTTAGGGTGGCGGTCGCGTGCGCGATCGCACTCGCGCTTCCATCATCTGATTCAAGTTAGGAGTATGAGCGGAAAACCGGCCCGGCTGAGGATGAACCGGATTGCAAAGCCGGCGACCAACAAGACCGATTTCGAGTTGGTGTGTCTCGCGGTCAGCGCGATGAATGGATGCGAAGCCTGCGTACGGTCTCATGAAAAGGTGGTGATCGACGGCGGTCTGACCGAGGATCACGTGAATGATGCGGTTCGAATTGCCGCTACGATGCAGGCGCGGCGATCGGGCTGGAAGTCTGAGCGGTCCCGACGCTGTTAGAATCCGACAAGACCTCGGGGTGCGTTCATCGCCCTCCTTGAATCTGTTCCCGAAGGAGGGCAGCATGCCCACGGCTGATCGCGGCAGACTCGACTGGATCAACATCGCGTTCCTCACGCTCACACCGGTGATCGGGACTGTCGGCACGCTGCTCTGGACCCTGCACCGGGGATTCGAGTGGTGGATGCTCGGTCTCTTCCTCGTCCTCTACACGCTGGTCGGCATGTCGATCTGCGCCGGCTATCACCGGTGCTTT is drawn from Acidobacteriota bacterium and contains these coding sequences:
- a CDS encoding carboxypeptidase-like regulatory domain-containing protein, coding for MTSSNLARVVTAAFFLFVIGPSVKAEIRGVVMTTEGIPLPSATVHAYAPESNIDRAERLIAGTVREPLSSVETDRKGRFTLELDSKVPTVSMVVRKEGYVPSSTFAFNGSDAGAIPLAVDNPVTVRFRGSDLEGTRGVIEANGAEITRTIPAELSIEVPEAWIGQGTSLSLIRSGQIWTSTLRKDSVVNVPSLVEVSGRIVRSDGETPVADAVIAHGPISLAKTADDGSWTALVPADWKTLQVTSGNLTGSIRRGQTAASPSLISGGRMSLTLTSGPGGAPVAGAIVSLGLTSSDPTRISDSKGKVTFEALPPGSYQFRVHHPAYESVFDSTSLESGENSVSTIVLGRAAVLEGWVVDQAGRGVAAASVVAAREEAGPRRMMRLMAGGPASGWSDPEGRFVINTVSTGPKVMITGGKLGLPSATPAILALDPGETRRDLRITIPLGIEVTGRVIDQEGVPVAGVVIEAAPADNRIAGVRTIRRFAGGVATRESNLVTDADGAFSMQLAEGLWKLSFKADGFAGQETPIEIVPRVDPLEIRLVPGHTLRGRVVTQEGAGVADVRVLVPGADTGNVRTAPDGSFAVPDLPHGQTMLVALDPERSIREMRTVTLPSDELTIRLPATGTLAGKVVDEDGAPVKSFQAQAGRDETGGGQIQVRLSGAQNDSFITEDGRFTLDDVPIGTAKVTVSAPGFISRTVHGIEIEENEISEQVEIRLEKGATISGKVTGPDGMALSDVSVSADVPGSFNPFSTLIASTNASGEYELTNVPRGERTITFTRTGLQPTRRTVQIEDQSETVDARLEAGLELTGRVRTSDGRPVVGAQVHAVSSERTNTRFDITTDGAGNFSIDGLAPGRYTVRAMHRDHATATAELDMRSDQSIDLTMESGGTLVGRVSGLDESFYSKTSISARNSSIGNTTPLRMDGTFRLEGAPTGSVTVMAQVNDRMAQRYSEPVTVEVVNGGEQSVDLRFVEGLTISGTVTRRGNPLTSGVVVFRGRAGRNQGNSPIETGGKYRVSGLVEGTYDVSVFDMSSGAFNTTYEVTRDATFDIDIRGGSIEGRVVDSAGAPVENADVQIASEGSAPMSRQRKVTGVDGRFRFDDVTAGQWSVIARKDGFGQATATADVRTEAAQELVLRLAPAGDLILRVIDASSGQSVPGSVVLYDGSGREVHRARPPLREDGTLLIEAAPGSYTLWVTARGLERATRTVSIPGPPVTITLGTGGDLLVTSTRSEPVSVRMRDAAGRQVALAYPPQFTIRPGENRFDHLAPGDYTLEILDSAGTATESVPFTIRNGETTRVGI
- a CDS encoding protease complex subunit PrcB family protein, translated to MKRIASFSISLLPLGCVLLLLGCVATDGADGGSDAGSAEARDDSNVREEPAMKVLATGVYGALATGNVEETGRRVPWIEVATDRTTFRQMWASHIGLADVPEIDFESRIAVLLLLPLQRTGGYAIEPHGARIVEGDVLEIDATVIEPAEDAITTQALTSPFAVIEVERLPFERVDWLGEGRLVARREIDWTD
- a CDS encoding DinB family protein, with product MDRLIKRFDKLERAREETASWLDSHEDLFREKPDAHTWSLGQVVDHVTIAEAGALEYVTYKMTEVEKLRAAGFGARVRSTILAAALRSPMRFKAPEVAATPSNELEWSEATERWENLRSRWRSLLETFPEELAGTAIYRHPVAGRMTIEHALSFMQEHLAHHRRQLERIHARLRSL
- a CDS encoding MFS transporter gives rise to the protein MTEVPGEEAGRISFRARFSSPFLALRHRDFRLVWIGAFISTTGTWMQTIAQAWVVLSMTGSAFYLGLDAFLATLPMILFSLAGGVVADRIDRKRLLMISQVLQMSFAFILTALLVTDQVQVWHILVLSFCTGTVQAFGGPAYQALLPVLVEKREVPNAVALNSMQFNLARMLGPSLAGIALATLGAEWCFGLNGLSFVAVIITLFFVEKSFARAGGRKESVLFDLREGLSFVWNEGRLFLLTVLAAATTLFGIPIVTMMPVVAENIFGVGASGYSWLMTASGAGSVTGAVLVASILTIRRRGSLAIGFQLSFALLLLAFAFSRMFWLSAVLAFLTGLALLGVITVTSSMVQLVTTEQMRGRVMSIFMLAFRGGMPLGNLFSGWATERWNVTFTLAFNAIALLGVGLIFLAFRARLDSKAEAEAVVAEVA
- the nth gene encoding endonuclease III; amino-acid sequence: MKRSEKARRIASILDELYPDPPIPLRHRDPFTLLVAVVLSAQTTDEQVNRVTPALFERAPTPGAMAAMPEEEILELIRTCGLAPGKARRLASLAGIVADRYGGEVPSSFEELEQLPGVGHKTASVVMAQAFGRPAFPVDTHIHRLAARWGLSRGESVERTERDLKKLFDAELWGKLHLQMIYFGREHCPARHHDLRSCRICSWAASAKRIREERRGASG
- a CDS encoding phosphoribosyltransferase produces the protein MKFANRGEAGKLLGAELQRYAGVEGLIVLALPGGGIPVATEVARVLNAPLDVFVVHHLRVPGQDELILGAISSGGTKVLNYHVVQTYDISQREIDEAAERELVSLKAEEAALRGGKPPVEIRDRTVILVDEGMASGATMRAAASVIASAEPRKLIVAVPASSESACADVGAQVDEIVCLRTEPELASVSEAYEA
- a CDS encoding OmpA family protein; translation: MNKLTLIAMSSGLIFSGACATNTAIDERIAASEARTDAKIETVGAQVEELQEAQRRTDARLDELSREASEALTRATEAGILAQGKVVFEESFTEDRIRFALNSSQLSNDATASLDTLAQRIKALDRPVWIEIQGHTDSTGAESYNEDLGLDRAEAVRRYLSRTHDIPLARMSTISYGESSPAASNANREGRSQNRRVVVVVLE
- a CDS encoding VWA domain-containing protein, which encodes MAWFATGALALAALILTVSDATAQTAGAEDPFGESVAVNYVIVPFVLFNQNGRPITDLERRQFELLVDGEPVATDLFDHSTRNSVSFTILLDGSGSMALGDKLEGARRALTTLIQRGRPGDDYSLYVFSAGEVRREVEFTTDGSRILEAVDEVEPFGKTALFDAILQIPDETILGQNGVRAIVLLTDGLDNASTIDRPRLQRALEGLSVPVYPLGLRTLASIEAERKQNREATLDLTVLAGLAGASGGRMAITSGLDSLDDAIGDILEELRSQYVVGFKPSGKDGIRYRSFSLTLNRSIGSVRIRAGYRGTAPPIKN
- a CDS encoding PspC domain-containing protein — protein: MPLHRSRRHRIFGGVCGGLAEWLGWNPTLVRILYVVISITTAGSGFLLYLILWILMPQSST
- a CDS encoding carboxymuconolactone decarboxylase family protein → MSGKPARLRMNRIAKPATNKTDFELVCLAVSAMNGCEACVRSHEKVVIDGGLTEDHVNDAVRIAATMQARRSGWKSERSRRC